From one Plectropomus leopardus isolate mb unplaced genomic scaffold, YSFRI_Pleo_2.0 unplaced_scaffold10673, whole genome shotgun sequence genomic stretch:
- the LOC121963267 gene encoding TBC1 domain family member 2B-like — protein ELVRLLQQTLRTSQCERLPLRRPPPIPGSSAASDQTQGPAVSKEEAAQWEALLQEKDGQVQSLCGHMERLALEKESLQQELKGLKIKVGEINDQLGMLMETIQAKDEVIIKLSQQSSEQSCNPGNGSPPPNRDQQEVDILKDSLEGYKSQNKFLNKEILELTVLRRNAESREKALEAKYTALEAKLCQVESKYLVLLQEVKMPVCSSSEQSPAREVISRLLEDALQAESSDQQEHPIFKPNTV, from the exons GAGCTGGTGAGACTTCTGCAGCAGACTTTGAGGACCTCCCAGTGTGAAAGGCTGCCACTGCGCCGTCCACCCCCGATCCCAGGTTCATCTGCTGCTTCAGACCAGACTCAAGGTCCGGCAGTTAGCAAGGAAGAGGCCGCTCAGTGGGAGGCCCTGCTTCAGGAAAAGGACGGACAGGTTCAGTCCCTGTGCGGCCACATGGAGCGTCTCGCCCTGGAGAAGGAGAGTCTGCAACAGGAGCTGAAGGGCCTGAAGATAAAGGTGGGGGAGATAAACGACCAGCTGGGCATGCTGATGGAGACCATCCAGGCCAAGGACGAAGTTATCATTAAACTGTCGCAGCAGAGCTCCGAGCAGAGCTGCAATCCAGGCAACGGGTCACCACCTCCCAACAGAGACCAGCAGGAAGTGGACATCCTCAAG GACAGTCTTGAAGGCTACAAATCCCAGAACAAGTTCCTGAACAAAGAGATCCTGGAGCTGACAGTATTACGCAGGAACGCGGAGAGCAGGGAAAAGGCTTTAGAAGCAAAG TACACGGCCCTGGAAGCCAAGCTGTGCCAGGTGGAGAGTAAGTATCTGGTGCTGCTTCAAGAAGTGAAGATGCCAGTATGTTCGTCCTCAGAGCAGAGTCCAGCCCGAGAGGTCATCTCAAGATTACTGGAG